GCGCTGGTACTGGATCGGCGGTATCAGCGCCTTCATGTTCTTCGGCCAGTACGTGCTGCTGTTCACCGGCATGGCGCACGGGATGCCCGACGGCCTGGCCTCGCTGGTGTTGCAGAGCCAGGCACCCTTCACGGTGCTGGCCGCCGCGCTGCTGCTGCGGGAGCACACCGGGCCGCGGCAGGGGCTGGGGATCGCGGCGGCGGTCGCCGGGCTGGCCGTCATCGGCGCCGGACGCGGCGGGAACGTGCCGCTGGGCTCGCTGCTGCTGGTGATCGGCGCCGGCGCGTCGTGGGCGCTGGGCTCGATCTGCAACCGCAAGGCCGGGGCCGTCAACGGGTTCGCGCTGATGGTGTGGGCGAGCCTGTACGCCGCGCCCCCGCTGCTGGCGGTCTCGCTGCTGACCGAGGGGCCGCACCGGATCGGGCACGCCTTCGCGCACCTGCACGCCGGTCCCGTCCTCGGCCTGCTCTACATCGTGCTGCTGTCGACCTTCGTCGGCATGGGCGCCTGGGTGGTGCTGATCACCAAGTACCCGGCCTCGGCCGTGGCGCCCTACACCCTGGGCGTCCCGCCGATCGGGATCCTCGCGGCGCTGATCGCGAACGGCGAGCGGATGACCGCGCTGGAGGTCGCCGGGTCCGTGGTGGTGCTGGCCGGGCTGGTGGCGATCGTGTGGCCGGGCGCCAAGCGCAAGGCTGTGCGAATCGTCCCGGAACCGTCCGCGCCCGCCGCTAGAGTCGAGGAGTCCACACAGGCCGCCTGACACCCGGGAGAAGGACCCTTGGCCGCACCGACCATCGAGCCGCACGGCACCCTCGCGGTCGTCGAAGGCGTCCTGGAGCGGATCACCTTCGCCAACGAGGAGACCGGCTACACCGTCGCCCGCGTCGACACCGGGCACGGCGCCGGGGATCTGCTGACGGTGGTCGGGGCGCTGCTGGGGGCGCAGCCCGGGGAATCGCTGCGGATGCGCGGCCGGTGGGGCTCGCATCCGCAGTACGGCCGGCAGTTCACCGTCGAGAACTACACAACGGTGCTGCCGGCCACGGTCGCGGGCATCCAGAAGTACCTGGGCTCCGGCCTGATCAAGGGCATCGGGCCCAAGACCGCCGAGAAGATCGTCGGCCACTTCGGCGTGGACACGCTGACGGTGATCGAGGAGGCCCCGGAGCGCCTGATCGAGGTGCCGACGCTGGGGCCGAAGCGGACCAAGCTGATCGCGGCGGCCTGGATCGAGCAGAAGGCCATCAAGGAGGTCATGGTCTTCCTGCAGTCGGTCGGGGTGACCACGTCGATCTCGGTGCGGATCTACAAGGAGTACGGCGACGCGGCGATCGACGTCGTGAAACAGGAGCCTTACAAACTCGCCTCGGACGTGTGGGGCATCGGGTTCAAGACCGCCGACTCGATCGCGGTGGCCGTGGGCATCCCGCACGACTCGCCGGAGCGGGTGAAGGCCGGCATCCAATACGCGCTGTCGCAGAGCTCTGACGCCGGCAACTGCTATCTGCCGCGCGAGCGGCTGCTGGCCGAGTCGGTCAAGATCCTCACCGTCGAGACCGAGCTGGCCGCGCGCTGCCTGGACGAGCTGATCGAGGCCGAGGGCGTGGTCGCCGAGGACATCCCCGATCCCGACGGGTACGACCCGGACGAGCCGATCCGCGCCGTCTACCTCGTGCCGTTCCACCGCGCCGAGGCCTCGCTGGCCGCGCAGCTGCGGCGGCTGCTGGAGGCCCCGGACGACCGGCTGGGCTCGTTCGCCTCCGTGGACTGGGACAAGGCGCTGGGCTGGCTGAAGGAGCGCACCGGCGCCGATCTCGCGCCGGCCCAGACCGAGGCGGTGCGGCAGGCGCTGACGTCGAAAGTCAGTGTCCTGACCGGCGGCCCGGGCTGCGGCAAGTCGTTCACCGTGCGCTCGATCGTGGAGCTGGCCCAGGCCAAGCGGGCCCGCGTGGTCCTGGCCGCCCCGACCGGCAAGGCCGCCAAGCGGCTCGCCGAGCTGACCGGCGCCGAGGCGATGACCGTGCACCGGCTGCTGGAACTGAAGCCCGGCGGGGACGCGGCCTACGACCGGGACCGGCCGCTGGAGGCCGACCTGGTGGTGGTGGACGAGGCCTCGATGCTGGACGTGCTGCTGGCCAACAAGCTGGCCAAGGCGGTCGCCCCGGGCGCGCACCTGCTGCTGGTCGGCGACGTGGACCAGTTGCCCTCGGTCGGCGCCGGCGAGGTCCTGCGCGACCTGCTGGCCGCCCCCCGCGTCCCGCGCGTCCGCCTGACGCAGGTGTTCCGCCAGGCCCAGCAGTCCGGCGTGGTCGTGAACGCCCACCGGATCAACTCCGGCAAACCGCTGGAACTGGCCGGCTTCAACGACTTCTTCCTGTTCGTCGAGGACGAGACCGAGGACGCGGCGCGGGTAGCGGTGGAACTGGCCACGACCCGCATCCCGAAACGCTTCGGCTTCGACCCCCGCCGCGACATCCAGGTCCTGACCCCGATGCACCGCGGCCCGGCCGGCGCCGGCACCCTCAACGGACTCCTGCAGGAGACGCTGACCCCCTCGCAGCCCTCACGGCCCGAGAAGCGCTTCGGCGGCCGCACGTTCCGGGTCGGCGACAAGGTGACGCAGATCCGCAACAACTACGACAAGGGCAAGAACGGCGTCTTCAACGGCACCGGCGGCGTCATCACATCGATGCTGCTGGAGGAGCAGACGCTGGTGGTTCGCACCGACGAGGACGAGGACGTGGCATACGAGTTCGCCGAACTGGACGAACTGCAGCACGCGTACGCCATGACCGTGCACCGCTCCCAGGGCTCGGAGTACCCGGTGGTCGTGGTCCCGGTGACGATGAGCGCCTGGATGATGCTGCAACGGAACCTGCTCTACACCGCGGTGACGCGCGCGAAGAAGCTGGTGGTCCTGGTCGGCTCGAAGCGGGCCCTGGCCCAGGCGATCCGCACGATGTCGGCGGGCAAGCGCTACACCGGACTGGACTACCGCCTGCGATGACCGACCTCATCCTGCGGTTCGACAGCAACAAACCGCGCAAGCTGAAGTACAACCTGGAGAAGGCCCGCAAGGCCGGCGCCTCGACCCTGCTGACCTTCGGCGGCGCCTATTCGAACCACATCCGCGCCGTCGCGGCGGCCGGCCGCACCGAGGGATTCGCGACGATCGGCGTGATCCGCGGCGAGGAGCACCTGCCGCTGAACGACTCGCTGGCCTTCGCGGTGTCGCAGGGCATGCACTTGATGTACATGGACCGGGAGACGTACCGGACGAAGAAGTCGGCCAAGACGCGGCGGTTCCTGGAGAGCTGCTTCGGGGAGTTCTTCCTGATCCCGGAAGGCGGCTCGAACCCGGCGGCGGTACGAGGCTGCGCGGAGCTGCCTGGCGAGGTCACAGAACCCTTTGATGTGATCTGCTGCCCGGTCGGGACCGGCGGAACACTCGCGGGGATCGCCGCCGGACTCGACCCGGGACAGCGAGCCATCGGCTTCGCGGCGCTGAAGGGCGGCTTCCTGACGAAGGAGGTCGCCGAACTCCAGCGGCAGACCTACGGAAAGGTCTTCGACAACTGGCACATCGAGGACGGCTACCACTTCGGAGGCTACGCGAAGGTGCCGCCGGAGTTGGACGCCTTCGCCGAGCGGTTCGGGGCCGAGCACGGGTTCGAGGTGGACCGGATCTATGTCGCCAAGATGCTGTACGGCATCACGGAGATGATCGAGGCCGGGAGGTTCGCCCCCGGTGCTCGGATCGTCGCGGTCATCACGACTGGTTGAGGGGCAGGTGTCCGCGGCAGGGGACCCGAAACAAACCCCCCTCAATGGGAAACAGGATCCACCTGTCACACTAAACGAAAAATAGAGGTGACCCACGAACAAACCGCACCCGCACCTCAGCCGCTCGCACCACCCGTGAAGTTCCACCCGGCCAGCCGCAGAGCCGGCGCCATCGCCGAGACCGGCCCGTACCTCGAAGCGAACGCCGGCGCGTGGGTCCCGATCCCCAGCACCCGCCCTGGGGCCAGCGCCTCGGGGTAGGACTGGGTGAAGCGCAGGTTCTTCACCGGCCGGGTGATCTCGCCGTTCTCGATCAGCCAGACACCGTTGCGGGTCAGCCCGGTCATCACCAGGCGGCGCGGGTCCAGGCAGCGTGTGTACCAGTGGTCTGTCACCAACAGCCCACGCCGGACCCGGGCCACCAGCGCCTGGACCGAGGAGTCCGCCGCCGGCCCTTCGACCTCGGTCGGGGCCAGGCCGACCGTCGGTTCCAGGCGCACGTTGAACGGGATCGCGCCGTGCGCCGCGCTGTTGGCGTCGGCGTGGCCGGTGCTGACGGCGCCGGCCTCGCGGGCCGAGCGGCGGTCGTGCGCGACGGCCCGGGTCACCCCGTCGCGGACCAGGTCGAGGCGGTCGCGCGGGGTGCCCTCCGGGTCGAACAGCGGGCCGGCGGCCGGGCCGGACAGGGGGTCGTCGATCAGGCTCACTGCGGGGTCGAACTGCTGCTCACCCAGTTTCACGAACGAGGTGCCCTCGGTCAGCGCCTTGCCGTTGAAGCCGTAGTCGGACATGACCCACAGCAGGTCGCTGACCGCCGTGGGCTCCAGGACGACCTCGTACTCACCCGGCTCGAGTTCAACAGGGTCCTGCGACGCGAGCGCCTTGGCCGCCGCGCGAGCCCCGAGCGCGGCACCGTCCAGGTCGCTCATCAGACGCGAGGCCTGGCGCGCGGCGCCGTCGGAGGTCGCGGTCTTGGCGATGCCGTCGATCGTGGCCTCGGCCACGGTGCCGTGGACGGCCTGCCCCTCGGAGTTCGCGTACGCCGTCACGACCAGCCGGTTGCGGTAGAACCCGGCCGCCGTCAGCTTGCCGACCGCGTCGACGAACGCCTTTACCTGCTCGGCCCGCGCCTCCGGGCCCGCGCAGCCGGTCGCCAGGTCCGGGTCCGCCGCGGCCGCCGGGAGCGCCGCGCGGCCGGACAGGCCGGCCCAGCCGGGGTCGGCCGGCGACCGGCGCACCGCGGCCACGGTCCGCTCGACCAGCGCCGCCAGGCCCGCGTCGTCGGTGACCGTGGTGGCGTTCACCGCGGTGCGGCCGTCGGCGTGGATCCGCAGGGTCACGGTGTCGGTGTCGCTGGCGACGTTCTGGTGGATGTAGGAGTTGGCGAAGCGGGTGAGCGCCAAGTGTTCGTGCTCGACCGTCACGTCCACGTCCGCCGAGCTGCCGGCGGCCGTGCGCGCGGCCTCGAGCACCCGCTCGGCGGTCTCGGTGCGCACCGTGGTCTCCGGGCTCATCCGCGCACCCCCACTCGCACGTTCCGGAACCGGGCCGGCGCCGCCGGGTGCCCGGTGTGCCCGACCTGGCCGGGCTGGCCCTTGCCGCAGTTCGGCGTGCCCCAGGCCACGATCTCGTTCGAGAGCATGTCCATGCTCTGCCAGAACGTCGGGCCGATGCCGGTGTAGGTGGGGTTCTTCACCATCCGGCCGAGCTTGCCATTCTTCACCTCGTAGCCGAGCTCGCAGCCGAACTGGAAGTTCAGTCGCTTGTCGTCGATCGACCAGGACCGGTTCAGGTCCATGAACACCCCGTCGTCGGTCGCGGCGATGATCTCCTCCAGCGTGTGCGGGCCCGGCTCCAGGCCCACGTTGGTCATCCGCACGATCGGCAGCCGCGACCAGTCCGTCGACCGGACGCTGCCGGCGTAGTCGAGCCCTGCGACGGCCGCGCTCTCCCGGCCCGCCAGCACCCCGGTCCAGATGCCGTTGCGGACCGCGTCGCGCCGGCCGGCCCTGGTGCCCTCGTCGTCGTAGCCGAACGAGCCCAGCGCGCCGGGGTGGGTGGCGTCGATGACGATGTTCATCAGCTCGCTGCCATAACGCAGCGTGCCGAGTTCGGCCAGGTCCAGCCAGGAGGTCCCGGCGTAGGCCGCCTCCCAGCCCAGGATCCGGTCCAGTTCGATGGCGTGCCCGACGGACTCGTGGATCTGCAGCGCCAGCTGCTCGCCGCCCAGGATGAGCGTGGTCTGCCCGGACGGGCACTGCGGGGCGCGCAGCAGCGCCTGGGCCTCGTCGGCGACCCGTGCGGCGTGCGAGGCCAGGTCGAGCTCGGTGACCAGCTCCCAGCCCCGGGTCCCGTACTGGCCGCGCCGCGAGGGGTAGGAGCGGACCTGGGTCTCGCGCTCGCCGACCGCGGTGGCCGAGATCCCGCCGCCGCACTCGCGGATGTGCTGGTCGATCCGGTGCCCCTCGGAGGAGACGAACCACTTGCGGGTGTCCCAGATCTGGTAGACGCCGGTCGCGATGTCAGCACCCTGCTCGCGCATCTCGGCGGTCGCCGCGGTCAGCAGGTCGCCCTTGTCCGACACCGGCACCGCCAGCGGGTC
The Catenulispora sp. GP43 genome window above contains:
- a CDS encoding EamA family transporter, producing the protein MRNPRHIALALAVVLIWGVNFIAIGHALQGFPPILLAAVRFALTGLAVFFVPRPKEVRWYWIGGISAFMFFGQYVLLFTGMAHGMPDGLASLVLQSQAPFTVLAAALLLREHTGPRQGLGIAAAVAGLAVIGAGRGGNVPLGSLLLVIGAGASWALGSICNRKAGAVNGFALMVWASLYAAPPLLAVSLLTEGPHRIGHAFAHLHAGPVLGLLYIVLLSTFVGMGAWVVLITKYPASAVAPYTLGVPPIGILAALIANGERMTALEVAGSVVVLAGLVAIVWPGAKRKAVRIVPEPSAPAARVEESTQAA
- a CDS encoding ATP-dependent RecD-like DNA helicase, which codes for MAAPTIEPHGTLAVVEGVLERITFANEETGYTVARVDTGHGAGDLLTVVGALLGAQPGESLRMRGRWGSHPQYGRQFTVENYTTVLPATVAGIQKYLGSGLIKGIGPKTAEKIVGHFGVDTLTVIEEAPERLIEVPTLGPKRTKLIAAAWIEQKAIKEVMVFLQSVGVTTSISVRIYKEYGDAAIDVVKQEPYKLASDVWGIGFKTADSIAVAVGIPHDSPERVKAGIQYALSQSSDAGNCYLPRERLLAESVKILTVETELAARCLDELIEAEGVVAEDIPDPDGYDPDEPIRAVYLVPFHRAEASLAAQLRRLLEAPDDRLGSFASVDWDKALGWLKERTGADLAPAQTEAVRQALTSKVSVLTGGPGCGKSFTVRSIVELAQAKRARVVLAAPTGKAAKRLAELTGAEAMTVHRLLELKPGGDAAYDRDRPLEADLVVVDEASMLDVLLANKLAKAVAPGAHLLLVGDVDQLPSVGAGEVLRDLLAAPRVPRVRLTQVFRQAQQSGVVVNAHRINSGKPLELAGFNDFFLFVEDETEDAARVAVELATTRIPKRFGFDPRRDIQVLTPMHRGPAGAGTLNGLLQETLTPSQPSRPEKRFGGRTFRVGDKVTQIRNNYDKGKNGVFNGTGGVITSMLLEEQTLVVRTDEDEDVAYEFAELDELQHAYAMTVHRSQGSEYPVVVVPVTMSAWMMLQRNLLYTAVTRAKKLVVLVGSKRALAQAIRTMSAGKRYTGLDYRLR
- a CDS encoding 1-aminocyclopropane-1-carboxylate deaminase/D-cysteine desulfhydrase → MTDLILRFDSNKPRKLKYNLEKARKAGASTLLTFGGAYSNHIRAVAAAGRTEGFATIGVIRGEEHLPLNDSLAFAVSQGMHLMYMDRETYRTKKSAKTRRFLESCFGEFFLIPEGGSNPAAVRGCAELPGEVTEPFDVICCPVGTGGTLAGIAAGLDPGQRAIGFAALKGGFLTKEVAELQRQTYGKVFDNWHIEDGYHFGGYAKVPPELDAFAERFGAEHGFEVDRIYVAKMLYGITEMIEAGRFAPGARIVAVITTG
- a CDS encoding TldD/PmbA family protein, with the translated sequence MSPETTVRTETAERVLEAARTAAGSSADVDVTVEHEHLALTRFANSYIHQNVASDTDTVTLRIHADGRTAVNATTVTDDAGLAALVERTVAAVRRSPADPGWAGLSGRAALPAAAADPDLATGCAGPEARAEQVKAFVDAVGKLTAAGFYRNRLVVTAYANSEGQAVHGTVAEATIDGIAKTATSDGAARQASRLMSDLDGAALGARAAAKALASQDPVELEPGEYEVVLEPTAVSDLLWVMSDYGFNGKALTEGTSFVKLGEQQFDPAVSLIDDPLSGPAAGPLFDPEGTPRDRLDLVRDGVTRAVAHDRRSAREAGAVSTGHADANSAAHGAIPFNVRLEPTVGLAPTEVEGPAADSSVQALVARVRRGLLVTDHWYTRCLDPRRLVMTGLTRNGVWLIENGEITRPVKNLRFTQSYPEALAPGRVLGIGTHAPAFASRYGPVSAMAPALRLAGWNFTGGASG
- a CDS encoding TldD/PmbA family protein; translated protein: MSTSYLDAADQAVEHALALGARYADARVMHRRTESMSARNGAVEALDQGETVGIGVRALVGSSWGFFATPHLDASSVRAAGRQAVEIAKASSRVPGPASMIPAEPEVGSWASRCEVDPLAVPVSDKGDLLTAATAEMREQGADIATGVYQIWDTRKWFVSSEGHRIDQHIRECGGGISATAVGERETQVRSYPSRRGQYGTRGWELVTELDLASHAARVADEAQALLRAPQCPSGQTTLILGGEQLALQIHESVGHAIELDRILGWEAAYAGTSWLDLAELGTLRYGSELMNIVIDATHPGALGSFGYDDEGTRAGRRDAVRNGIWTGVLAGRESAAVAGLDYAGSVRSTDWSRLPIVRMTNVGLEPGPHTLEEIIAATDDGVFMDLNRSWSIDDKRLNFQFGCELGYEVKNGKLGRMVKNPTYTGIGPTFWQSMDMLSNEIVAWGTPNCGKGQPGQVGHTGHPAAPARFRNVRVGVRG